One segment of Anopheles merus strain MAF unplaced genomic scaffold, AmerM5.1 LNR4000539, whole genome shotgun sequence DNA contains the following:
- the LOC121602620 gene encoding uncharacterized protein LOC121602620, with translation MGVDSYNLLCDHISPEEPEDKTYEQIVKCLDELFDPKPLEMVELWKFRQRLQTEGETVTEFITALQKVAANCDFGQYLTKALRNQLVFGVRNPRIRNRLIEERNLTLEKAKQIALAMEAAGDGAEVLNSRSAEVLNSRGAEVKEVNIVSNTTKKNVECYRCGESHFAYVCKHKRTVCKKCGKIGHLQRVCRTNNRSKSVRLIDEQHQDSEENEEIA, from the exons ATGGGTGTTGATTCATACAATTTATTGTGTGATCATATTTCTCCGGAAGAACCAGAAGACAAAACATACGAACAAATAGTGAAGTGTTTGGATGAGCTGTTCGACCCGAAACCCCTCGAAATGGTGGAACTATGGAAGTTTCGTCAACGACTTCAGACTGAAGGCGAAACTGTAACGGAGTTCATCACGGCTTTGCAAAAAGTGGCGGCTAATTGTGATTTCGGGCAATATTTGACAAAGGCGCTCAGGAACCAGCTAGTTTTTGGTGTACGAAATCCAAGAATACGCAACCGGCTGATTGAAGAAAGAAATCTAACACTGGAAAAAGCTAAGCAAATTGCTTTAGCCATGGAAGCCGCCGGAGATGGCGCTGAAGTGCTGAATAGCAGAAGTGCTGAAGTGCTGAATAGCAGAGGTGCTGAAGTGAAAGAAGTAAACATCGTGAGCAACACAACGAAGAAAAACGTCGAGTGTTATAGATGTGGAGAATCACATTTTGCATATGTATGCAAGCACAAAAGAACCGTCTGCAAAAAGTGCGGGAAAATTGGACATTTGCAGCGCGTCTGTCGCACGAACAATAGAAGCAAAAGTGTGAGGTTAATTGACGAACAACATCAAGACAGCGAGGAGAACGAAGAG ATTGCATAG